The genomic segment tcaactgcagagggtatatatatgttttgtaatgttcacagcatttcctcaactgcagagggtatatatatgttttgtaatgttcacagcatttcctcaactgcagagggtatatatatgttttgtaatgttcacagcatttcctcaactgcagagggtatatatatgttttgtaatgttcacagcatttcctcaactgcagagggtatatatatgttttgtaatgttcacagcatttcctcaactgcagagggtatatatatgttttgtaatgttcacaGCATTTCCTCAACTGCAGAGGGTATATATGTGTTTTGTAATGTTCATCAGCATTTCCTcttactgtgtgtatatatatatatacatgtccTTTACTGGTCAGGTGTGTCATTAATGCCTAATGATACTTGTTCAGTACAAAAACGTTATTGAAAGTTGCACATAGAAATACCACTAAATAGAGCCAACGTGATTCCTTACTGTATACGTCAGAGGTGAGCGTTTGTTCTAAATagcatatttctatctgaacgtaCCCCTACGGTACATTTAATTTGTAATATAAACAAACTTCCAGTAGTGTGTTTATATGTTGTATGGGTGGAAACTAAACCATATCCCTGGCATGGTGTAGTGGCCCCAGTAGGAAACTAAACCATATCCCTGGCATGGTGTACAGTGGCCCCAGTAGGAAACTAAACCATATCCCTGGCATGGTGTACCGTGGCCCCAGTAGGAAACTAAACCATATCCCTGGCATGGTGTACCGTGGCCCCAGTAGGAAACTAAACCATATCCCTGGCATGGTGTACCGTGGCCCCAGTAGGAAACTAAACCATATCCCTGGCATGGTGTACAGTGGCCCCAGTAGGAAACTAAACCATATCCCTGGCATGGTGTACAGTGGCCCCAGTAGGAAACTAAACCATATCCCTGGCATGGTGTACAGTGGCCCCAGTAGGAAACTAAACCATATCCCTGGCATGGTGTACCGTGGCCCCAGTAGGAAACTAAACCATATCCCTGGCATAGTGTACAGTGGCCCCAGTAGGAAACTAAACCATATCCCTGGCATGGTGTACAGTGGCCCCAGTAGGAAACTAAACCATATCCCTGGCATGGTGTACAGTGGCCCCAGTAGGAAACTAAACCATATCCCTGGCATGGTGTAGTGGCCCCAGTAGGAAACTAAACCATATCCCTGGCATGGTGTAGTGGCCCCAGTAGGAGACTAAGCCATATCCCTGGCATGGTGTACAGTGGCCCCAGTAGGAAACTAAACCATATCCCTGGCATGGTGTACAGTGGCCCCAGTAGGAAACTAAACCATATCCCTGGCATGGTGTACAGTGGCCCCAGTAGGAAACTAAACCATATCCCTGGCATGGTGTACAGTGGCCCCAGTAGGAAACTAAACCATATCCCTGGCATGGTGTACAGTGGCCCCAGTAGGAAACTAAACCATATCCCTGGCATGGTGTACCGTGGCCCCAGTAGGAAACTAAACCATATCCCTGGCATGGTGTACAGTGGCCCCAGTAGGAAACTAAACCATATCCCTGGCATGGTGTACAGTGGCCCCAGTAGGAAACTAAACCATATCCCTGGCATGGTGTACAGTGGCCCCAGTAGGAAACTAAACCATATCCCTGGCATGGTGTACAGTGGCCCCAGTAGGAAACTAAACCATATCCCTGGCATGGTGTACAGTGGCCCCAGTAGGAAACTAAACCATATCCCTGGCATGGTGTACCGTGGCCCCAGTAGGAAACTAAACCATATCCCTGGCATGGTGTACAGTGGCCCCAGTAGGAAACTAAACCATATCCCTGGCATGGTGTACAGTGGCCCCAGTAGGAAACTAAACCATATCCCTGGCATGGTGTACAGTGGCCCCAGTAGGAAACTAAACCATATCCCTGGCATGGTGTACAGTGGCCCCAGTAGGAAACTAAACCATATCCCTGGCATGGTGTACAGTGGCCCCAGTAGGAAACTAAACCATATCCCTGGCATGGTGTACAGTGGCCCCAGTAGGAAACTAAACCATATCCCTGGCATGGTGTACCGTGGCCCCAGTAGGAAACTAAACCATATCCCTGGCATGGTGTACAGTGGCCCCAGTAGGAAACTAAACCATACCCCTGGCATGGTGCCACGTACTACCAACTGACCCAGTTATTTCCAGTCCATCAGTCCCAGGACAATAGTTTATAGTCAAACTGTCAGCCTGTGTGTAATAAAACAATCTGCCCttcttttctgtctctgtgtggtgttCTACACATTATAAATCACTTCCTACCTCACCAGTTGAAATGCCATCCAATGTCCCCTGGTGGTAAGCTGTGGAACTACAGTTATCACCAGCATGTGAAATGTGGACATTAACTACGACATACCGTCTTCGGTGTGTTCCTGGTGGGGATGGAACCTAGAACTCTGATTAAATGGTTCCGGAGCTACTAAACTTCTGTACTCAGTCTACACACATGTTCCTGATGGGGATGGAACCTAGAACTCTGATTAAATGGTTCCGGAGCTACTAAACTTCTGTACTCCGTCTACACACATGTTCCTGATGGGGATGGAACCTAGAACTCTGATTAAATGGTTCCGGAGCTACTAAACTTCTGTACTCCGTCTACACACATGTTCCTGATGGGGATGGAACCTAGAACTCTGATTAAATGGTTCCGGAGCTACTAAACTTCTGTACTCCGTCTACACACATGTTCCTGATGGGGATGGAACCTAGAACTCTGATTAAATGGTTCTGGAGCTACTAAACTTCTGTACTCCGTCTACACGGCTGAGCCAACAACAGGTGTGTGGATCACCTCTAACATGTCTGAACCAACAACAGCATTTACCACAAATGCAGAAACATCACCTTTGGAAAAGCATAATTTAATttaaacaaaagacaaaacagaaAGTCGTttaattcaaatgttttttttttattttcagTAAAATCTACTTGAATACACTTTGAAACAAGAGTACAACAAAATAGAATATACTTCAAATGTTGAATATACAAACTAGTTCAGTTCCGAACAGCTTTCTGCCACTTCATACGACTAAGGAAAGCAGAAACTGCTGAAGGAAAGGGAGGGGGCGGAGCCAAGATGGCTGACGAGCAGTTACCCTAGAGACCGTTACCGTGGGGATGTAGACGTAGTAAGCCTATGGTCAAGGCCTACTAGAACCAACCAGGGGTTGGGAGTCAATTCCATTTCTATTACAGTCGAtgctaattttttttttttttttttttatcattgaagagaattggaatttcagtctACTTCCTGAATTGTAATGGTTTTGACCCCAAACCCTGTAACCGACCCACTGACCTGGGCTTCAGACTATAAGAGAACAAGGTTGTTGTCGTATTGTTCTATAACACTGTGCTTGGTACAAGGTATCCAAAATGGTCAAGAAACcgtaacacacaaaaaaaaagctAAATGACCTTATAAACAATGAATGACGAATAAGAACAGATCATTCTAAGGCTGTTTTGTCGTGAATTCAATTCCCCCTAAACTGTATAATAGTTATATACACAAGTCCCCTTGGCTTTATATTTTCCCCTTGTAAGAGCTGATCCTAGAACAGCCCGCAGTCTTTCGTGTGGTTGGTTAACGCACCGGAATCTGCACAGTGATTCGGCAAATCAAATGCTGGTCGTACACAGATACATTTCTATAcaaacccccccctcctccatctctctccttttccagTTCACATTTTTTTTTTGGTTTTTAATAATTAGccttttgtttagtgttctcgtTTTGTCTTTTTTAAAGTTTGCATTTGTCCGTTGTAGCTTAGTCAGCTAGTGTCTCGTCTGCCAGAAACAGAACCTGTAGTGATATAAACTTGACTTGGTCCCTTTTTCTGAAGGAGATTCTTCCCTTCTGAGAAGTCATTGCTGGGCTCCTGTGTTGGCTGGGTAACCGACAGTATTGTACAGCTcagatgacaccctattccctacagaagtagtgtactgtatagggaatagggggccatttgggatgcgcaTGGGGTCTCCATAGAGATGAGGCTGTGGTAGGAaggtagacccccccccccagggtaaATCAGAGCTGGTTGTGGGTCTTTATAGTCTCTCAAACTGTCATGTAGAAAAAGAGGAACAAACTATGTGGGCAAAAACTGTACAAACaatgttgaggtgtgtgtgtgtgtgtgtgtgtgtgtgtgtgtgtgtgtgtgtgtgtgtgtgtgtgtgtgtgtgtgtgtgtgtgtccgtacttGTGGCCTCAACACTCCGGATCTTCTGACTTGATCTCAGGCGGGACCTCCTCTGATTTAGACGACTACCGTGATGATCTCCGGTGCTTCCGGTAACGTGGTCTGGACGGGGAGGGCCTGTACCGTTCTAACGGTCAGCGTCTTGGCCTGCTGCTGCTGTTCTCTCGTCGCCGTGCCAGATCTCTTGATGATGCCGCTGATGATATGGGATGCCGCCACCGGAGCGCTCTGATTGGCTGTTGTCGTCGTCACGGTGACCACTGCCGTCCCGGTCCCGCCACCTTGCGTCGTCGTGACGATATGatgtgtctgttgttgttgatgatgatgcaGCGTTGTGGGAACGGCCAGCCTCATCACCTTGGTCACAGGGGATACAATTTGTAATTCCATAAATGAAGACCATGTTTGaatttgtaacaaaaataaatacaaattaataaacaaaaaaacacattaaGTCTGTGCCCAAATGCAATACTTTTATACTTGCATGTCAGTATCTTGTGATGTTTTAAAGAATGTGTTTTCAGATTTTTAGCTTAAAATGGCCaataaaaaaactatttttaaaAACAGACACCTGTGTCCCTGCAGCCATGGTAACATGAGGTGCCAGGGCTCGTACCCCCCAGGAGTTTGTCCCGCCCAGGAGAGATGCTGCCCGTCGGGGAGCCCCCCAGGCCAGGCTTGTTCTGCTGCTGGTACTGGGCCAGCTGGTGGGCCGGGATGGTGATGATCTTAGCCAGTTGGACCGTGATCTTGTCTCCGTTCTCCGCTGTGGCTGGAACCATAGTGGGGATGGTCTGGATCACAacctgcagaggagagagatggttaggAACAGGTCTACACATTCTATATCTATACAGAGTGGGGGGTCTGGATCACAacctgcagaggagagagatggttaggAACAGGTCTACACATTCTAGATCTATACAGAGTGGGGATGGTCTGGATCACAacctgcagaggagagagatggttaggAACAGGTCTACACATTCTATATCTATACAGAGTGGGGGGTCTGGATCACAacctgcagaggagagagatggttaggAACAGGTCTACACATTCTAGATCTATACAGAGTGGGGATGGTCTGGATCACAacctgcagaggagagagatggttaggAACAGGTCTACACATTCTATATCTATACAGAGTGGGGATGGTCTGGATCACAacctgcagaggagagagatggttaggAACAAGTCTACACATTCTATATCTATACAGAGTGAGGGGTCTGGATCACAacctgcagaggagagagatggttaggAACAGGTCTACACATTCTAGATCTATACAGAGTGGGGATGGTCTGGATCACAacctgcagaggagagagatggttaggAACAGGTCTACACATTCTATATCTATACAGAGTGAGGGGTCTGGATCACAacctgcagaggagagagatggttaggAACAGGTCTACACATTCTATATCTATACAGAGTGGGGGGTCTGGATCACAacctgcagaggagagagatggttaggAACAGGTCTACACATTCTAGATCTATACAGAGTGGGGATGGTCTGGATCACAacctgcagaggagagagatggttaggAACAGGTCTACACATTCTATATCTATACAGAGTGGGGGGTCTGGATCACAacctgcagaggagagagatggttaggAACAGGTCTACACATTCTAGATCTATACAGAGTGGGGATGGTCTGGATCACAacctgcagaggagagagatggttaggAACAGGTCTACACATTCTATATCTATACAGAGTGGGGATGGTCTGGATCACAacctgcagaggagagagatggttaggAACAAGTCTACACATTCTATATCTATACAGAGTGAGGGGTCTGGATCACAacctgcagaggagagagatggttaggAACAGGTCTACACATTCTAGATCTATACAGAGTGGGGATGGTCTGGATCACAacctgcagaggagagagatggttaggAACAGGTCTACACATTCTATATCTATACAGAGTGGGGATGGTCTGGATCACAacctgcagaggagagagatggttaggAACAGGTCTACACATTCTATATCTATACAGAGTGAGGGGTCTGGATCACAacctgcagaggagagagatggttaggAACAGGTCTACACATTCTATATCTATACAGAGTGAGGGGTCTGGATCACAacctgcagaggagagagatggttaggAACAGGTCTACACATTCTATATCTATACAGAGTGGGGGGTCTGGATCACAACCTGCAGATGAGAGAGATGGTTAGGAACAGGTCTACACATTCTATATCTATACAGAGTGGGGGGTCTGGATCACAacctgcagaggagagagatggttaggAACAGGTCTACACATTCTATATCTATACAGAGTGGGGGGTCTGGATCACAacctgcagaggagagagatggttaggAACAGGTCTACACATTCTATATCTATACAGAGTGGGGGGTCTGGATCACAACCTGCAGATGAGAGAGATGGTTAGGAACAGGTCTACACATTCTAGATCTATACAGAGTGGGGGGTCTGATTACAAcatgcagaggagagagatggttaggAACAGGTCTACACATTCTAGATCTATACAGAGTGGGGGGTCTGATTACAAcatgcagaggagagagatggttaggAACAGGTCTACACATTCTAGATCTATACAGAGTGGGGGTGGTCTGACTCACAacctggagagaagagatatggttaggaacaggtctacacattttagagctatacagagtgtgtgtgtggggggggggggggggtgtctggaTCACAAcctggagagaagagatggtttgTGTCCCTCAGCCGTCAAACTGTCCAGCCTGTCTGCACTACAGAGTAGCTAGCTGACACACCAACTAGCGTGGTTACCCACCTTCGGTTGGGAGTTTGCGTTGCCCGTTGCCGTGCCGATGGGAGAGGCGTTGGCCAATTGGTACGTCGCTTGGCCTCCCGACGTCCCTGGCGCCTGTTGCACGGCAACCGTTGAGATCTTCTGGCCCAGTGACGTTGTCATGACTACAGGCACTTGCATGGCAACCCTTACAGTCCTGGAGACGGAAACGATAACAAAATGGAGTCCGTGACAACATTTTGTATATACAAATTTACTAGATATCGATAGATAAACTCTTTTACATTCAGCATAAAACCTCCAAAGTGAATTGTGTGTTTCAGGGTCAGTATTAGGGTGAGTCTCTAACCTGGGTCCTGAGGCAGTGGCGATGATGTGTGTTTCAGGGTCAGTATTAGGGTGTGTCTCTAACCTGGGCCCTGAGGcagtggggatgatgtgtgtTTCAGGGTCAGTATTAGGGTGTGTCTCTAACCTGGGCCCTGAGGcagtggggatgatgtgtgtTTCAGGGTCAGTATTAGGGTGTGTCTCTAACCTGGGTCCTGAGGCAGTGGGGATGATGGCCGTGTGAGAATGCTGCGTCTGGGTTCCGTCTGGCGCCGTGGAAATGGTCACTATCCTCGGAACCCCCACCGCCGCCCCGCCCCCTGTCACCACTGCCTTGTTGCCCTTAGCAACCGGAGGATGGACCACGGTTCTAGTCCCACCCCTCAGGATGGTGGGCGTCGTGGCGAGCTCGGCCACATTCAGTATCGTCTCCGACGAGGGCAGGACTCTCTCGTGGTAAGACTTCTCTGAGC from the Oncorhynchus gorbuscha isolate QuinsamMale2020 ecotype Even-year unplaced genomic scaffold, OgorEven_v1.0 Un_scaffold_1600, whole genome shotgun sequence genome contains:
- the LOC124023342 gene encoding uncharacterized protein LOC124023342 — protein: MVYSGPSRKLNHIPGMVYSGPSRKLNHIPGMVYSGPSRKLNHIPGMVYSGPSRKLNHIPGMVYSGPSRKLNHIPGMVYRGPSRKLNHIPGMVYSGPSRKLNHIPGMVYSGPSRKLNHIPGMVYSGPSRKLNHIPGMVYSGPSRKLNHIPGMVYSGPSRKLNHIPGMVYRGPSRKLNHIPGMVYSGPSRKLNHIPGMVYSGPSRKLNHIPGMVYSGPSRKLNHIPGMVYSGPSRKLNHIPGMVYSGPSRKLNHIPGMVPRTTN